One window from the genome of Polynucleobacter sp. MWH-Svant-W18 encodes:
- the tkt gene encoding transketolase, with translation MSNLQIRMANAIRALSMDAVQQANSGHPGMPMGMADIAVGLWNEHLKHNPTDPHWIDRDRFVLSNGHGSMLLYSLLHLSGYDLPIEELKNFRQLHSKTPGHPEYGITPGVETTTGPLGQGISNAVGMALAEKLLAEEFNRPGHNIIDHYTYVFLGDGCLMEGISHEVCSLAGTLKLNKLIALWDDNGISIDGKVVSWFNEDTPKRFEAYGWNVIRAVDGHDAEAVSAAIAKAKKSDKPTLICCKTAIGQGSPNMAGSDKVHGSPLGAAEIAATRVALNWPYAPFEVPKDIYAAWDFKKRGQAAEHEWNKEFQKYKNKFPELASELQRRMQGDLSKDFSATLRAYLKTCQSKAETIATRKASQNAIEALAPALPEFMGGSADLTGSNLTNWSACKPVRGDQWGNHINYGVREFGMSAIMNGIALHGGYIPFGGTFLTFSDYSRNALRMAALMKLRSIFVFTHDSIGLGEDGPTHQSVEHVASLRLIPNLMVWRPCDTTESAVAWGSAIERKNGPSALIFSRQNCPFVSRDSQQIKDIARGGYVLRDPQSGKIDAVLIATGSEIALALQTAQQLEGEGLGIRVVSIPSTTVFDQQDAAYKATVLPGNIPRIAVEAGVSDFWWKYGCAAVHGVDTFGESAPAGQLYEYFGLTADQIAKTVKQCIAQK, from the coding sequence ATGTCAAACCTTCAAATACGCATGGCCAATGCGATTCGTGCTTTATCCATGGATGCAGTTCAGCAGGCAAATTCAGGTCATCCTGGTATGCCGATGGGTATGGCGGATATCGCTGTTGGGCTTTGGAATGAGCATTTAAAACATAACCCCACTGATCCCCATTGGATTGATCGCGATCGTTTTGTATTGTCGAACGGGCATGGATCCATGTTGTTGTATTCGCTCTTGCATTTATCTGGCTACGATTTGCCGATTGAAGAATTAAAAAATTTCCGCCAATTGCATAGCAAGACACCGGGACATCCTGAGTACGGAATTACTCCGGGTGTTGAAACTACTACCGGTCCACTCGGCCAAGGTATTTCGAATGCAGTAGGTATGGCTCTTGCTGAGAAATTACTCGCAGAAGAATTTAATCGCCCAGGTCATAACATCATTGATCACTACACCTATGTATTTTTGGGTGATGGTTGTTTGATGGAAGGCATCAGCCATGAAGTGTGTTCATTGGCTGGCACCTTAAAGTTAAATAAGTTAATTGCGCTTTGGGATGACAACGGTATCTCGATTGATGGCAAGGTCGTTTCTTGGTTTAACGAAGATACGCCAAAACGTTTTGAGGCTTATGGCTGGAACGTCATTCGTGCTGTAGATGGCCATGATGCAGAGGCTGTATCTGCCGCTATCGCTAAGGCCAAGAAAAGCGATAAACCGACTCTCATCTGCTGCAAAACCGCTATTGGTCAAGGTTCGCCAAACATGGCTGGTAGCGATAAAGTACATGGATCACCTCTCGGTGCCGCTGAAATTGCTGCCACTCGGGTAGCACTTAATTGGCCATATGCCCCTTTTGAAGTTCCTAAAGATATTTATGCGGCATGGGATTTTAAAAAGCGTGGTCAAGCTGCTGAGCATGAGTGGAATAAAGAATTTCAGAAATATAAAAATAAGTTCCCAGAGCTTGCCTCGGAATTGCAGCGTCGCATGCAAGGCGATCTATCAAAAGACTTTTCTGCAACTTTGCGTGCGTATTTAAAAACTTGTCAATCAAAAGCAGAAACGATTGCTACTCGTAAGGCAAGTCAGAATGCCATCGAAGCATTGGCTCCAGCCTTACCAGAATTTATGGGCGGCTCTGCCGACTTAACAGGTTCTAACTTAACCAATTGGTCAGCATGTAAACCTGTACGTGGTGATCAATGGGGTAATCATATTAATTACGGTGTACGTGAATTTGGTATGAGTGCCATCATGAATGGCATTGCCTTGCATGGTGGCTATATTCCGTTTGGGGGCACCTTCTTAACCTTCTCTGATTACAGTCGTAACGCGCTGCGTATGGCTGCTTTGATGAAGTTGCGTAGTATCTTTGTCTTTACCCATGACTCTATTGGTCTAGGAGAGGATGGCCCTACCCATCAATCAGTAGAGCATGTTGCCAGCTTGCGCCTCATTCCGAATCTGATGGTTTGGCGTCCTTGTGACACCACCGAGAGTGCTGTAGCCTGGGGCTCAGCCATTGAGCGTAAGAATGGTCCTAGCGCTTTAATCTTTAGTCGCCAAAACTGCCCATTTGTTTCTCGTGATAGTCAGCAGATTAAAGATATTGCTCGGGGCGGCTATGTCTTGCGTGATCCCCAGTCCGGAAAGATTGATGCGGTTCTCATCGCCACGGGATCTGAAATTGCGCTCGCCCTACAAACTGCGCAGCAGTTAGAAGGCGAAGGTTTGGGTATTCGTGTGGTTTCAATACCTTCTACTACGGTTTTTGATCAGCAAGACGCTGCATACAAAGCCACTGTGTTACCAGGCAATATTCCTCGCATTGCTGTTGAAGCGGGAGTGAGTGATTTCTGGTGGAAATATGGCTGTGCTGCTGTACATGGTGTTGACACCTTTGGCGAGTCTGCACCTGCAGGGCAGTTGTATGAATATTTTGGTTTAACAGCGGATCAAATTGCAAAGACTGTTAAACAATGCATCGCTCAGAAGTAA
- the gap gene encoding type I glyceraldehyde-3-phosphate dehydrogenase, translating to MTIRVAINGYGRIGRMVLRALYEDQVNGKPRRDIKIVAINAMGDIAINAHLTQYDSAHGRFPAEVSVDGDYMVVNGDRIKMFCTRNPAETPWGELGVDLVLECTGKFTSKEKAMIHIQQGAKKVLISAPGEKDVDATIVYGVNQNVLKPSDVVVSNASCTTNCLAPLVKPLLENIGIESGLMTTIHAFTNDQVLTDVYHKDMRRARSAVSSMIPTKTGAAKAVGLVLPALAGRFDGFAMRVPVINVSVVDLTFAASRTTSVDEVNAILKTASEGELKGILGFNTLPLVSIDFNHDPRPSIYDASQTRVSADGKLVKVLAWYDNEWGYSVQMLNAAEALMAVK from the coding sequence ATGACAATACGTGTCGCAATTAATGGTTATGGACGCATCGGTCGCATGGTGTTGCGTGCCTTATATGAAGACCAGGTCAATGGTAAGCCACGTCGTGATATCAAGATCGTTGCGATCAACGCCATGGGTGACATCGCTATCAATGCGCACCTTACACAGTATGACTCAGCGCACGGTCGTTTTCCTGCAGAAGTCAGTGTCGACGGCGATTACATGGTGGTCAATGGCGATCGCATCAAGATGTTCTGTACTCGTAATCCCGCTGAAACTCCGTGGGGTGAGTTGGGTGTAGATTTAGTTTTGGAGTGCACGGGCAAGTTCACTTCAAAAGAAAAGGCGATGATTCATATTCAGCAGGGCGCCAAAAAAGTATTGATTTCTGCTCCTGGTGAAAAAGATGTGGATGCAACCATTGTGTACGGTGTTAATCAAAATGTATTAAAGCCAAGTGATGTCGTTGTTTCTAACGCGAGTTGCACCACGAATTGTTTGGCACCATTGGTAAAGCCGTTGTTGGAAAACATTGGGATTGAGTCAGGCTTGATGACTACTATTCATGCATTCACGAACGACCAAGTATTGACAGATGTGTATCACAAGGATATGCGTCGTGCCCGCTCTGCTGTCAGCAGCATGATTCCCACTAAGACTGGTGCTGCAAAAGCAGTAGGCCTAGTATTGCCAGCTTTAGCAGGACGCTTTGATGGTTTTGCGATGCGCGTGCCGGTAATTAATGTTTCTGTCGTGGATTTAACCTTTGCGGCCAGTCGTACCACTAGCGTTGATGAGGTTAATGCAATCTTGAAGACGGCTAGTGAGGGCGAACTCAAAGGTATCCTGGGCTTCAATACATTGCCTTTGGTATCGATTGACTTTAACCATGATCCCCGCCCAAGTATTTATGATGCCTCCCAGACTCGCGTGTCTGCTGATGGTAAGTTGGTCAAAGTATTGGCCTGGTACGACAATGAGTGGGGATATTCAGTGCAAATGCTCAATGCAGCAGAGGCATTGATGGCTGTTAAGTAA
- the fur gene encoding ferric iron uptake transcriptional regulator: MNMTQNPTPANLRDIGLKATGPRMKILDFFHQNGGTHFSAEDVFMALAKEDQEIGLATVYRVLTQFEQAGLLLRSHFESSKGDSRAIYELNEGNHHDHLVCLDCGHVEEFVDEAIEKRQRDIAKNLGFKLQEHSLAMYGHCQKKNCRNKQK; the protein is encoded by the coding sequence ATGAATATGACCCAAAACCCCACACCAGCAAATTTGCGTGATATTGGCCTCAAAGCCACTGGGCCACGCATGAAAATTCTGGATTTTTTTCATCAAAATGGGGGCACCCACTTTAGTGCTGAAGATGTCTTTATGGCCCTCGCCAAAGAAGATCAAGAAATCGGCCTGGCGACGGTCTATCGTGTTCTCACCCAGTTTGAACAAGCTGGGCTCCTGCTACGCAGCCATTTTGAATCCAGCAAAGGGGATAGCCGCGCGATCTATGAGTTAAACGAAGGTAACCACCATGATCATCTCGTTTGCTTAGATTGCGGCCATGTTGAGGAATTCGTAGACGAGGCAATCGAAAAAAGGCAGCGGGATATTGCCAAAAACCTGGGGTTTAAGCTTCAAGAGCACTCATTAGCCATGTACGGCCATTGCCAGAAGAAAAACTGCCGAAATAAGCAAAAATAA
- a CDS encoding outer membrane protein assembly factor BamE, translating to MNKIFQPYVPDTVQGNFISSEQYAKLQLGMSREQVRQILGTPLLASYFHANRWDYIFEFKRDGRPIGKERRVTVFFDGDKVVKFQGDALPTDIEMVAEIDNYAKNKRSFWDVITGSNKAPVTPPLQSPELLVPSPTDNLPKGAAVPPIPAEAKSSFWEFFGSSNKPADGQAVPASETLGPGAMNIPQPTEVKQ from the coding sequence ATGAATAAAATTTTCCAACCTTACGTTCCTGACACCGTACAAGGAAATTTTATTTCGAGTGAGCAGTATGCAAAGCTGCAATTGGGTATGAGTCGAGAGCAGGTTCGGCAGATTTTAGGAACCCCTTTATTAGCAAGCTATTTTCACGCGAATCGCTGGGATTACATATTTGAATTCAAGCGCGATGGGCGACCTATCGGCAAAGAACGCCGTGTAACTGTCTTCTTCGATGGCGATAAGGTAGTGAAGTTTCAGGGGGATGCTTTGCCTACCGATATTGAGATGGTGGCTGAGATTGATAACTATGCAAAGAACAAACGTTCATTTTGGGATGTCATTACAGGGTCAAATAAAGCACCCGTAACACCACCCCTGCAATCGCCTGAATTGTTGGTGCCAAGCCCTACCGATAACTTACCTAAGGGCGCAGCGGTACCACCTATACCTGCAGAAGCTAAAAGTTCTTTCTGGGAATTCTTTGGCTCATCTAACAAGCCGGCAGATGGACAAGCAGTGCCAGCATCCGAGACATTGGGTCCTGGCGCTATGAATATTCCGCAGCCAACAGAAGTAAAGCAATGA
- the dapB gene encoding 4-hydroxy-tetrahydrodipicolinate reductase, with the protein MKIAIAGATGRMGKMLIEAILNSSDAQLVGALEHAACPQLGEDAGAFLGKKTGVIISADVAKTLANAEFLIDFTRPEGTMAHLAAAQVTGTKMIIGTTGLSTEQIANLKKASAQLAIVFAPNMSVGVNATFKLLEIAAKMLNQGYDIEIIEAHHRHKVDAPSGTALKMGEVIADALGEKLDDVAVYAREGHTGERKEGSIGFATIRGGDIVGDHTVLFAGDGERIEISHKSSSRQSYAQGSLRAARFLQSQSSGLYDMQDVLGLRK; encoded by the coding sequence ATGAAGATTGCTATTGCAGGAGCCACTGGTCGAATGGGCAAGATGTTGATTGAGGCTATCCTCAATAGCTCTGATGCTCAACTGGTTGGCGCACTTGAGCATGCTGCTTGCCCACAGTTAGGGGAGGATGCCGGTGCATTCTTGGGCAAAAAAACAGGTGTGATAATTTCTGCTGATGTTGCGAAGACTTTAGCCAATGCGGAGTTTTTGATTGACTTCACAAGGCCTGAGGGCACGATGGCGCACCTCGCAGCTGCCCAAGTCACGGGTACTAAAATGATTATTGGGACAACGGGTCTAAGCACTGAACAGATCGCCAATTTAAAAAAGGCCTCCGCCCAATTAGCGATTGTTTTTGCTCCGAATATGAGTGTGGGCGTGAATGCGACATTCAAGCTGCTCGAGATTGCCGCCAAGATGCTCAATCAGGGCTATGACATTGAAATTATCGAAGCCCATCATCGCCATAAGGTAGATGCACCTTCAGGTACTGCGCTCAAGATGGGCGAAGTCATTGCAGATGCATTGGGTGAAAAGTTAGATGATGTCGCTGTATATGCACGTGAGGGGCACACAGGAGAGCGTAAGGAAGGCTCAATTGGGTTTGCAACCATTCGTGGTGGCGATATTGTTGGCGATCATACCGTGCTGTTTGCTGGTGATGGCGAGCGGATTGAGATTAGTCACAAGTCATCTAGTCGCCAGTCTTATGCTCAAGGATCTTTGCGCGCCGCGCGCTTTTTGCAATCCCAATCTTCTGGTTTGTATGACATGCAAGATGTATTGGGTTTGCGCAAATAA
- the leuS gene encoding leucine--tRNA ligase codes for MSKDYDYRSIEAAAQADWESAQVYRVSENAVDASGNLKAKFYACSMLPYPSGKLHMGHVRNYTINDVMARQLRMQGYNVLMPMGWDAFGMPAENAAIQNKVPPAKWTYDNIAYMKKQMAAMGLAIDWSREVATCNPDYYRWNQWLFLKMLEKGIAYRKTQVVNWDPIDQTVLANEQVIDGRGWRSGALVEKREIPGYYFNITAYAEQLLSGLDGLGWPERVKTMQQNWIGKSRGVRFAFKHDIADDHGNFIQDGLLYVFTTRADTIMGVTFCAVAAEHPLATRAAANNPALASFIEKCKTGSVIEADLATQEKEGMFTGLYVTHPLTNEPVPVWVGNYVLMTYGDGAVMGVPAHDERDFAFAVKYDLPIKQVIALESESPIFNSTQWEDWYAQKEGVVCFNSKQYDGLSHDEAVSAVARDLEKMGIGEMKTTYRLRDWGISRQRYWGTPIPIIHCGDEAHPGCGAVPVPESDLPVVLPEDCVPDGSGNPLNKHTDFLNVNCPKCGKPARRETDTMDTFVDSSWYFMRYTGADAKTMVDERNEYWMPMDQYIGGIEHAILHLLYARFWTKVMRDLNLITFDEPFQNLLTQGMVLNETYYSEDAAGKKTWLNPLDVELSLDDKGRPIGAKLKGDASNAPIIVGGVEKMSKSKNNGVDPQALIDEYGADTARLFVMFAAPPEQQLEWSGAGVEGASRFLRRVWMYSSSQANVIRDTQDTLPNHLNDAEKELRREVHTILKQANFDYQRRQYNTVVSAAMKMLNVLEPIKLDQSAQISPPVLRECLSILLRVLYPVVPHLTHVLWNEMGYVKTYGQLLDAPWPSVDEAALVQTEITLMLQINGKLRGEIRVPADASKEQLEALALQSEPAARALNGSSPKKVIVVPGRLVNIVA; via the coding sequence ATGAGTAAGGATTACGACTACCGCAGTATTGAAGCGGCAGCGCAAGCTGATTGGGAAAGTGCGCAAGTCTATCGAGTGTCAGAAAATGCCGTTGATGCATCTGGCAATCTAAAAGCAAAGTTTTACGCCTGCTCTATGCTTCCTTACCCTTCCGGTAAGTTGCATATGGGGCATGTACGCAATTACACGATCAATGATGTGATGGCTCGCCAACTGCGTATGCAGGGCTATAACGTATTAATGCCGATGGGCTGGGATGCCTTTGGTATGCCTGCTGAAAATGCAGCAATCCAAAATAAAGTTCCTCCCGCAAAGTGGACTTACGACAACATTGCTTACATGAAAAAGCAAATGGCCGCGATGGGTCTAGCGATTGATTGGTCTCGAGAAGTTGCAACGTGTAATCCAGATTATTACCGTTGGAACCAATGGCTTTTTTTGAAGATGTTGGAAAAAGGCATTGCTTATCGTAAGACTCAAGTGGTGAATTGGGATCCGATTGATCAAACCGTTCTTGCAAATGAACAAGTGATTGACGGGCGCGGCTGGCGCTCTGGAGCCTTGGTCGAGAAGCGGGAGATCCCGGGTTATTACTTCAATATCACTGCATATGCCGAACAATTACTCTCTGGTTTGGATGGCTTGGGTTGGCCTGAACGCGTGAAGACCATGCAACAAAATTGGATTGGCAAGAGTCGTGGCGTACGTTTTGCTTTTAAGCATGACATTGCGGATGACCATGGCAACTTTATTCAAGATGGGCTGCTGTATGTCTTCACAACTCGTGCTGACACCATCATGGGTGTGACCTTTTGTGCCGTGGCTGCGGAGCATCCTTTGGCAACGAGGGCGGCTGCCAATAATCCTGCCTTAGCGAGCTTTATTGAGAAATGTAAAACGGGTAGTGTGATTGAGGCTGATTTAGCGACCCAAGAAAAAGAAGGTATGTTTACTGGGTTGTACGTAACACATCCCCTCACGAATGAACCTGTGCCAGTTTGGGTTGGCAATTACGTTTTAATGACGTATGGTGATGGCGCCGTGATGGGCGTGCCTGCCCATGATGAGCGTGATTTTGCTTTTGCAGTGAAATATGATTTACCAATCAAGCAAGTGATTGCTCTCGAAAGCGAATCCCCAATATTTAATTCCACCCAGTGGGAGGATTGGTACGCCCAAAAAGAGGGGGTTGTTTGCTTTAATAGCAAACAGTACGACGGCCTGTCTCATGACGAGGCGGTCAGTGCTGTGGCTAGAGATTTAGAAAAGATGGGTATTGGTGAAATGAAGACCACCTATCGATTGCGCGACTGGGGAATATCACGTCAGCGTTATTGGGGTACCCCCATCCCAATTATTCACTGTGGCGATGAAGCTCATCCAGGCTGTGGCGCTGTTCCAGTACCCGAATCAGACTTGCCAGTCGTATTGCCAGAAGATTGCGTACCCGACGGTAGTGGTAATCCATTGAATAAGCACACAGACTTTTTAAATGTGAACTGTCCGAAGTGTGGCAAGCCCGCCCGCCGTGAGACTGACACGATGGATACCTTTGTAGATTCTTCCTGGTATTTCATGCGCTATACCGGGGCTGATGCTAAAACCATGGTCGATGAGCGCAATGAGTATTGGATGCCAATGGATCAGTACATTGGCGGCATTGAGCATGCGATTTTGCACTTGCTCTATGCGCGCTTCTGGACCAAGGTGATGCGCGATCTCAATTTAATTACTTTTGATGAACCATTTCAAAACTTGTTAACGCAAGGAATGGTGCTTAATGAAACATATTACTCAGAGGATGCCGCTGGTAAAAAAACTTGGCTCAATCCATTAGATGTAGAACTGAGCCTCGACGATAAAGGTCGGCCAATAGGGGCGAAGCTCAAGGGTGATGCATCAAATGCTCCGATCATTGTGGGTGGTGTTGAGAAGATGTCCAAGAGTAAGAACAACGGAGTTGATCCACAAGCACTGATTGATGAGTACGGTGCCGATACTGCTCGATTATTTGTGATGTTTGCCGCACCACCAGAGCAGCAGCTTGAGTGGTCGGGGGCAGGTGTGGAGGGTGCATCTCGCTTCCTGCGCCGGGTGTGGATGTACTCCAGTAGTCAGGCAAATGTAATTCGTGACACACAAGATACTTTGCCAAATCACTTGAACGATGCTGAAAAAGAGTTGCGCCGTGAGGTGCATACTATTCTGAAGCAAGCTAATTTTGACTATCAACGTCGCCAATACAACACCGTAGTTTCGGCGGCGATGAAGATGCTCAATGTCCTTGAGCCAATTAAGTTAGATCAGAGTGCACAAATTAGCCCTCCAGTTTTACGTGAGTGCTTAAGTATTTTGTTACGAGTCCTCTACCCAGTAGTTCCCCACTTAACTCATGTACTTTGGAATGAGATGGGTTATGTCAAGACCTATGGTCAGCTTCTGGATGCCCCTTGGCCTTCAGTAGATGAGGCTGCTTTAGTGCAAACAGAAATTACCTTGATGCTGCAAATTAATGGGAAGTTACGGGGTGAAATCCGAGTGCCCGCCGATGCAAGTAAAGAGCAGCTTGAGGCATTAGCATTACAAAGTGAGCCTGCAGCTAGGGCCTTGAATGGTAGTTCGCCTAAGAAAGTCATTGTTGTGCCTGGCCGCCTTGTCAATATTGTTGCTTAA
- the lptE gene encoding LPS assembly lipoprotein LptE, translating to MSTNHIRRRFLGFMTLAPLSGLIACGYRLRGMVDLPFKAIAITGNPSPPLRADLTTAILTGTDVKVAINPKDADLILDVNNELNGREILAYSSTGQVSAYRLTIRVAFRAYDLAGAEIIPESDIYITRDMDFSNSTVLATDVQQAQFLTQMRKDLALQILRRLSAAAKNPQARSF from the coding sequence ATGAGCACCAATCACATTCGTCGAAGATTTTTAGGGTTTATGACTCTTGCGCCTTTAAGTGGTTTGATTGCTTGCGGTTATCGTCTGCGTGGCATGGTTGATTTGCCCTTTAAGGCAATTGCTATTACTGGAAATCCATCGCCTCCACTGCGCGCAGATTTAACAACCGCTATTTTGACTGGCACGGATGTGAAGGTTGCCATTAATCCCAAAGATGCCGATTTAATATTGGATGTAAATAATGAGCTCAATGGCCGAGAAATTTTGGCCTACAGCTCTACTGGACAGGTATCGGCTTATCGACTAACTATTCGTGTAGCCTTTCGGGCTTACGATTTGGCCGGTGCAGAAATTATTCCTGAGAGCGATATCTACATTACTCGAGACATGGATTTCTCCAACTCCACTGTTTTGGCGACTGATGTTCAGCAGGCACAGTTCTTAACGCAGATGCGTAAGGATTTGGCATTGCAGATTCTGCGCCGCCTTTCTGCTGCAGCTAAAAATCCGCAAGCAAGAAGTTTCTAG
- the holA gene encoding DNA polymerase III subunit delta, whose product MVKVDALQVHLKTLSSGAAMSPLYIFSGDEPLLMMEAMDQLRIAAKKLGFTDREVMVQERGFDWSSLMNAGQTMSLFGDKRWVELRIPTGKPGRDGADALKQFAAQISEMPVGSDGPDTVICIVLPRLDGKTKTSAWFSALDEAGMAIQIDTLDRIHLPRWIAGRLQKQDQEVEVGPEGQRALEFIADQVEGNLIAAHQEILKLGLLYPTGKLSEEQIRSSILKVARYNVFELTEAMLAGDLPRLNRMLDGLKGEGEPLVLILWSVTEELRLLSKLKAASDAGEPIQQLMRANRIWGNKERLYPTAIRRVQPLKLRKAMQVAAGLDRQSKGLHAADLPADPWDGLRLLGNLLR is encoded by the coding sequence ATGGTCAAAGTCGACGCCTTGCAGGTACATCTTAAAACCTTGAGTTCTGGCGCAGCCATGTCTCCACTCTATATTTTTAGTGGTGATGAACCACTTTTAATGATGGAGGCAATGGATCAGTTGCGTATAGCTGCGAAGAAGCTGGGCTTTACTGATCGCGAAGTGATGGTGCAAGAGCGAGGCTTCGATTGGAGTTCGCTGATGAATGCGGGTCAAACCATGTCCCTATTTGGAGACAAGCGTTGGGTGGAATTACGCATCCCTACTGGGAAGCCTGGACGTGATGGTGCAGACGCATTAAAACAATTTGCCGCACAAATTTCTGAGATGCCAGTAGGTTCTGATGGTCCTGATACAGTCATTTGTATCGTGTTACCCAGACTCGATGGAAAAACCAAGACCTCTGCTTGGTTTAGCGCCTTAGATGAGGCGGGCATGGCAATACAGATAGATACGCTAGACCGTATTCATTTACCGCGGTGGATTGCGGGTCGATTGCAAAAGCAGGATCAGGAAGTGGAAGTCGGACCGGAGGGGCAGCGGGCATTAGAGTTTATTGCTGATCAAGTTGAGGGCAATTTAATTGCTGCGCATCAAGAAATCTTGAAGTTGGGATTGCTATATCCAACTGGTAAGCTAAGTGAGGAGCAAATTCGTTCTTCGATTCTGAAAGTGGCGCGCTATAACGTATTTGAATTAACGGAAGCCATGTTGGCGGGTGATTTGCCTAGGCTAAACCGGATGTTGGATGGTTTAAAAGGCGAAGGCGAACCACTAGTATTAATTTTATGGAGCGTAACGGAAGAGCTTCGGCTACTATCTAAATTAAAGGCTGCGAGTGATGCTGGTGAGCCTATACAACAGCTGATGCGAGCTAATCGGATTTGGGGCAATAAAGAGCGCTTGTATCCAACAGCTATTAGACGTGTGCAACCCCTGAAACTGCGTAAGGCAATGCAGGTAGCTGCGGGATTGGATCGCCAGTCAAAAGGTTTGCATGCTGCAGATCTTCCGGCTGATCCTTGGGATGGTTTGCGTTTACTTGGAAATTTATTGCGTTAG
- a CDS encoding glutamate-5-semialdehyde dehydrogenase: protein MSEAVNINIQEMMQDIGQRARVASRAMARASAEQKNQALLHIAKLVRQKASDIQKVNQIDVERAKANGQDAAFVDRLTMTPKTIETMALGLEQIVSLDDPIGKISAFHKQASGIEIAQMRVPLGVIGIIYESRPNVTIDAAALCLKSGNAVILRGGSEAIDSNTLLAQIIKEGLAAAHLPKDAVQVVSTTDRSAVGEMITMTQYIDVIVPRGGKSLIARLMAEARVPMIKHLDGICHTYIDADADVAMAVKVCDNAKTQRYAPCNAMETLLVNQAVAQKVLPTLCKIYQDKGVELRVDPLTRKTLEENGFKDLVDASEEDWQTEYLAPILSIKTVADINEAMDHIERYGSKHTDAIITNNKAQAERFLREVDSASVMVNASTRFADGFEYGLGAEIGISNDKLHARGPVGLDGLTSLKYIVMGHGEIRT from the coding sequence ATGAGTGAAGCAGTGAATATCAATATTCAGGAAATGATGCAAGACATCGGTCAAAGAGCGCGCGTCGCATCGCGTGCGATGGCACGTGCATCTGCTGAGCAAAAGAATCAAGCGCTATTGCATATTGCCAAGCTGGTTCGCCAAAAAGCGAGTGACATTCAAAAAGTCAATCAAATTGATGTCGAGCGCGCAAAGGCAAATGGCCAGGATGCAGCCTTTGTGGATCGCCTCACCATGACTCCTAAGACAATCGAAACAATGGCTTTGGGTCTTGAGCAAATTGTTTCCTTGGATGACCCTATTGGGAAGATATCTGCATTTCACAAGCAAGCATCTGGGATTGAAATCGCGCAAATGCGCGTTCCCCTGGGTGTCATTGGCATCATCTATGAGTCACGCCCTAACGTCACCATTGATGCGGCTGCACTTTGTTTGAAGTCCGGCAATGCAGTCATATTGCGCGGGGGCTCTGAGGCCATTGACTCTAATACCTTGTTAGCACAAATTATTAAAGAAGGTTTGGCTGCAGCTCATCTTCCAAAAGATGCTGTGCAGGTAGTAAGTACTACCGATCGCAGTGCTGTTGGTGAGATGATTACGATGACGCAATATATTGATGTCATCGTCCCACGAGGCGGCAAGAGCCTAATTGCTCGATTAATGGCTGAAGCACGCGTACCCATGATCAAGCATTTGGATGGTATCTGTCATACCTATATTGACGCAGATGCGGATGTCGCCATGGCTGTGAAGGTTTGTGACAACGCTAAAACGCAACGTTATGCACCATGCAATGCGATGGAGACTTTATTGGTGAATCAAGCCGTCGCTCAAAAAGTGTTACCAACACTGTGCAAGATCTATCAAGATAAAGGTGTGGAGCTTAGAGTAGATCCTTTGACTCGCAAAACGTTGGAAGAAAATGGTTTTAAAGATTTAGTAGATGCCAGCGAAGAGGATTGGCAGACCGAATATTTGGCCCCAATTCTGTCAATTAAGACTGTGGCTGATATCAATGAAGCCATGGATCATATTGAGCGCTATGGTAGCAAGCATACGGATGCCATTATTACGAACAATAAAGCGCAGGCGGAACGTTTTTTGCGTGAAGTTGATAGCGCCAGCGTGATGGTAAATGCCAGCACGCGCTTTGCTGATGGCTTTGAATATGGTTTAGGCGCAGAAATTGGTATCTCAAACGATAAATTACATGCCCGCGGCCCAGTAGGTTTAGATGGTCTGACCTCCCTCAAATATATCGTCATGGGTCATGGCGAGATTCGGACTTAA